The following proteins are encoded in a genomic region of Burkholderiales bacterium:
- a CDS encoding ABC transporter ATP-binding protein/permease has translation MTKPATPSIPLEPGETLLATLELDLDTGLRFAHGLLAVTDHRLLALTPDKEGWQAWPLGPGLRLEQSDHAGVGTLELMDGQGRLAVWHYTLGHHLAGSRLVREFQRAVAAQAEGRPIAPETEVLCPTCRAPLPPEAEECPLCARETETPPSTWVLLRLWRFARPYRGRLIAAFLLTLASTAAGLVPPYLTMPLMDDVLIPYQNGQPIDTRLVLLLLGGLALAAVVAWGLGWARTYLLALVSERIGMDLRTATYEHLLRLSLEYFGSKRTGDLMARIGSETDRINVFLSLHLLDFATDVLMILMTAVILFSINPWLALVTLLPLPFIAWMIHQVRDRLRTGFEKIDRVWSQVTSVLADTIPGIRVVKAFAQEEREAERFREANRHNLAVNDKLNRTWSLFSPTVTLLTEVGLLVVWAFGIWQVSQNQITVGVLTAFLAYIGRFYTRLDSMSRIVSVTQKAAAGAKRIFDILDHVSTVPEPARPVHLPQVKGRIELSHVGFRYGNRAVLHDINLVIEPGEMIGLVGHSGSGKSTLVNLICRFYDVTEGSIRVDGVDIRQLPIAEYRRHIGLVLQEPFLFFGTIAENIAYGKPGASRQEIVAAARAAHAHEFILRLPQAYDSLVGERGHGLSGGERQRISIARALLIDPRILILDEATSSVDTETEKEIQKALDNLVAGRTTIAIAHRLSTLRRADRLVVMDRGRIVEIGSHDELMARQGHYWRLYQAQARNVDKEQEEMEAELPPVVKAAGVP, from the coding sequence ATGACAAAGCCTGCTACCCCTTCCATTCCCCTCGAGCCCGGGGAAACGCTGCTTGCCACCCTCGAGCTGGATCTGGATACGGGGCTTCGTTTCGCCCACGGGCTCCTTGCCGTGACCGACCACAGGCTCCTTGCCTTGACGCCGGACAAGGAGGGCTGGCAGGCCTGGCCCCTCGGCCCCGGTTTGCGGCTGGAGCAGAGCGATCACGCGGGGGTGGGCACGCTGGAGCTCATGGACGGGCAGGGGCGGCTTGCGGTCTGGCATTACACCCTGGGCCATCATCTGGCGGGCAGCCGCTTGGTGCGCGAGTTCCAGCGGGCTGTGGCAGCGCAGGCCGAGGGCAGGCCCATCGCGCCGGAGACCGAGGTCCTCTGTCCCACCTGTCGGGCTCCGCTGCCGCCGGAGGCGGAGGAGTGTCCCCTCTGTGCGCGGGAGACGGAGACGCCACCTTCTACCTGGGTGCTGTTGCGCCTCTGGCGGTTTGCCCGTCCCTACCGGGGCCGGCTCATCGCCGCCTTCCTCCTCACCCTCGCCTCCACGGCGGCGGGGCTGGTGCCGCCTTATCTCACCATGCCGCTGATGGACGACGTGCTCATTCCCTACCAGAACGGGCAGCCCATCGACACCCGGCTGGTCCTCCTGCTACTCGGGGGGCTCGCCCTGGCGGCGGTGGTGGCCTGGGGGTTGGGCTGGGCGCGCACTTATCTGCTGGCTTTGGTGTCGGAGCGCATCGGCATGGACCTGCGCACCGCGACCTATGAACATCTTCTGCGCCTCTCCCTGGAATATTTCGGCAGCAAACGCACCGGCGATCTCATGGCCCGCATCGGTTCCGAGACGGACCGCATCAATGTTTTCCTCTCGCTCCATCTCCTCGATTTCGCCACCGACGTCCTCATGATCCTGATGACGGCGGTGATCCTCTTTTCCATCAATCCCTGGCTGGCGTTGGTGACGCTTCTGCCCCTGCCCTTCATCGCCTGGATGATCCACCAGGTGCGCGACCGGCTGCGCACCGGTTTCGAGAAGATCGACCGCGTCTGGTCCCAGGTGACCAGCGTGCTGGCCGACACCATTCCCGGCATCCGGGTGGTGAAGGCATTTGCCCAGGAGGAGCGGGAAGCCGAGCGCTTCCGCGAGGCGAACCGCCACAACCTGGCGGTGAACGACAAGCTCAACCGCACCTGGTCCCTCTTTTCCCCGACAGTGACGCTGCTCACCGAGGTGGGCTTGCTCGTGGTGTGGGCCTTCGGCATCTGGCAGGTGTCGCAGAACCAGATCACGGTGGGGGTGCTCACCGCCTTCCTCGCCTATATCGGTCGTTTTTACACGCGGCTCGATTCCATGAGCCGCATCGTCTCCGTGACGCAGAAGGCGGCGGCGGGGGCCAAACGCATCTTTGACATCCTGGACCACGTCTCCACCGTGCCGGAGCCGGCGCGGCCGGTGCACCTTCCGCAGGTGAAGGGGCGCATTGAACTGAGCCACGTGGGCTTCCGTTACGGCAACCGTGCCGTGCTCCACGACATCAATCTCGTCATCGAGCCGGGGGAGATGATCGGTCTGGTGGGACACTCCGGATCCGGCAAGAGCACCCTGGTGAATCTCATCTGCCGTTTCTACGATGTCACCGAAGGCAGCATCAGGGTCGATGGGGTGGACATCCGCCAGTTGCCCATTGCCGAATACCGGCGTCACATCGGTCTGGTGTTGCAGGAGCCCTTCCTCTTTTTTGGCACCATCGCCGAAAACATCGCCTACGGCAAACCCGGCGCATCGCGGCAGGAGATCGTCGCCGCCGCGCGTGCAGCCCACGCCCATGAGTTCATCCTGCGGCTGCCCCAGGCCTATGACTCGCTGGTGGGCGAGCGGGGCCACGGTCTGTCGGGGGGCGAGCGTCAGCGTATCTCCATTGCCCGCGCCCTGCTCATCGATCCCCGCATCCTCATTCTCGACGAGGCGACGAGCTCCGTGGACACGGAAACCGAAAAGGAAATCCAGAAGGCGCTCGACAATCTGGTGGCGGGGCGCACCACCATCGCCATCGCCCATCGTCTTTCCACCCTGCGCCGCGCCGACCGCCTGGTGGTGATGGATCGTGGCCGGATCGTGGAGATCGGCAGCCACGACGAGTTGATGGCCAGGCAGGGGCACTATTGGCGCCTCTACCAGGCGCAGGCGCGCAACGTGGATAAGGAGCAGGAAGAGATGGAAGCGGAGCTGCCCCCGGTGGTGAAGGCGGCAGGGGTGCCATGA
- a CDS encoding DUF1854 domain-containing protein, with product MSLAFTLSRNAFGRLVLELPDGSRHEGVVPVRAFPITAPREGVALVGPDGHECLWIPDLDALDEARRSLIEAALAGREFMPEIRRILRVSSYATPSTWEVETDRGRTRFVLKGEEDIRPLGAHSLLIADSHGIQFFIRDVMGLDRTSRRILDRFL from the coding sequence ATGAGTCTGGCGTTCACCTTGAGCCGCAACGCCTTCGGCCGCCTGGTGCTGGAGCTGCCCGATGGCAGCCGCCACGAAGGGGTCGTGCCGGTGCGTGCCTTCCCCATCACCGCACCCCGGGAAGGCGTGGCCCTGGTGGGGCCGGATGGTCATGAATGTCTTTGGATTCCCGATCTTGACGCGCTGGATGAGGCGCGGCGCTCGCTGATCGAGGCGGCCCTCGCCGGCCGGGAATTCATGCCGGAAATCCGGCGCATTCTGCGGGTGTCCAGCTACGCCACCCCCAGCACCTGGGAGGTGGAAACAGACCGGGGGCGCACCCGCTTCGTGCTCAAGGGCGAGGAGGATATCCGGCCCCTGGGCGCCCACAGTCTCCTCATCGCCGACAGTCACGGCATCCAGTTTTTCATCCGCGACGTCATGGGGCTGGACCGCACCAGCCGGCGCATCCTCGACCGTTTCCTCTGA
- a CDS encoding copper chaperone PCu(A)C: MLTLLVAGAALAEVEVKNPWIRATVPAQTATGAFMELTAKTDARLIAARSPVAQTVEIHEMKMEGGVMKMRAIPGLDLPAGKPVSLAPSGYHIMLMGLTRQIKADETVPLTLVVERKDGGREEIEVKAKARALGASAHHGH, from the coding sequence ATGCTGACGCTCCTTGTCGCCGGTGCGGCATTGGCCGAGGTCGAAGTGAAAAACCCCTGGATCAGGGCCACGGTGCCGGCGCAGACCGCCACCGGGGCCTTCATGGAACTCACCGCGAAAACGGATGCGCGGCTGATTGCCGCGCGCTCGCCCGTGGCGCAGACGGTGGAAATCCACGAAATGAAGATGGAAGGCGGCGTGATGAAGATGCGCGCCATCCCCGGCCTCGATCTGCCGGCCGGCAAGCCCGTGTCGCTTGCCCCCAGCGGCTACCACATCATGCTCATGGGACTTACGCGTCAGATCAAGGCGGACGAAACGGTGCCCCTCACCCTGGTGGTGGAGCGGAAGGACGGCGGCCGCGAGGAAATCGAAGTCAAGGCCAAGGCGCGCGCGCTGGGCGCTAGCGCCCACCACGGCCACTGA